The sequence TTGCCCAACAGTGAGAGCAAGAATTGCAGGTGATAAAGTGGAATTGATAAAAGTGAACATTGCTTGTTCACGATTCTTCCAAGAAATGAAATTAGGGTTAATCTCAGTAGTGAGATTACCAGAAGAATCCTTCAGAAAACGATCTGGAATAGTAATTGAATCATCAAGAATGTCAATCATAGAGTAGGTTTCAAGAATTACCTCAATCTGATGCTTCCAAACAGTGTAGTTGCTATAATCAAGTTTAACAGTCATCATTGAAGACATATTTGATAACAAAAGCAACGAAGTGTTGACAGGTAAAGCTGTATTAGTTACAGCAGGGGTTGAACCAGAGGTTGAAGATGAAGTTGCAGATGTGGAAGCCATGGATGAGGATcaaagctctgataccatgaaagAACACAGAGAAGAACGAAAAATAGAGTGTaacagaaagagaaaaagagagagagagagaattactGAATTGAATCAATTGTATTGATATGAAAAACAGAATAATACAATACAGAGATAgtacactatatatatacagtATCAGTAAAGGTAAACAATTAGTTACGGGCTGAATCAAGCATGGTTGTCTCTCACACGTGCTAGACTTAAGTTATCGGTACATACAAGACTAAACGACACCGTTCTATTTAATCTTGCATTGTGCCTTCTTTATACTTGGAACTGAACTTGCTTCATCTTCAATTTCCTCAATCTTGCAACTGCCGTTATCACTGCTTTCACTCATCTCGGAGCTTTGGGTGTGAAGGTAGAAGACGAGCCGTACCAATATCACACCTTGTCTACTTCCTTAAGACTGAGTTTTCAGAACTTTCTCCTCCATACTAGGAAAGTTCTCTGAGCCTCATTCCTATATATAGGAGGGCTGAAAATTAAGGGTTTGTGTTGGTGGGTCCTAATGGTTTATGATATGCATGCATATATGGATTGTAGAGCATCTACCATGATCTAGATATAGGAATCCCACTAGCGATCGCGATCGCGAtcctgttttatttttaaaatctttataATGGAGGATTAATTCGATCTTTAGTTAGGGCATGAAATCTAGGATGAAGATATAGCAAGCCACATCACCAATTTCACAAAAATGCATGCAATAGATATATGGCTATTGAATCTTCATCTTAACAAGCCAACGTCAAGAAGCTTTTAGTTTTACTATGGTTGATAAATCAGTGGGCAGAAATTCTCGAACTAATTAGTTCATGGCTTCATGATCTGTACGTAAAAATGTTACAACTTAATTACAATTTATGAAAAGGGGTCGAGAATTGGGTTATTCCAATCTTTTTCTAGTAATTATTGACCTAATTTTCTAGTAGAAGGGTGTGGATTTCAATCCATAACGAATGTAGATTTATGGGGTTTAGGTTCAATTATTTTGTCGAAATGAAATATACTTTCTTTTGAAACcaattattcatttattatttatgtctTTGAAATTGTCAGTAGCCTTACAATATCTTAACCTTTATAAACATAATAGGAgtttaaatgctattttttaaaacatactaattaataatttttttttttttatacaagatagaatttctactctagtctaatctaagtgtatatgtgtgtaaaattcTCTTCTAGAAACTTGAACCTCGGCCCTTTCCCCTtacacctcacaagcacttatacttgcgAAATAACTACCACACTAAGGATGCACGGtagtaattaataatttttgaattgcTTGTGagatcttgaaaaaaaaaaaaaagcatgcatatattttGGAATCTAACTGGTCGACCAAATCTAAATGAGATTGCAAGGTGAACGAGCTAGAGAGAATTCGTTGTATGGGACATATTCTTATTACTTAAAAACTTAATTGGCCGTAGATGTGCTTAGATACAAAAGCCAGCCACTtgacattatttaaaattctatcaaatcaagtttcaaagtttcgatgaatcataaaaaaatttttaaaaattaattaattcacaTAAGAATTTTagacagaatttttttttagagagaattttagACAGAATTTAAGAGTTATACATCGGACCTACTTACAAATCCTTGAAATGTAAACGTTATTTCCGAAAttcaatctctctttctctctcatgatgaaattataaaaaattaaatttaaaaattaaaaattaaaaaaaaaaaaaaaaacattaaccACATCTATACTATACCTCAAAATTATTAGTGTAGTCGCACATAAGATTCTTTGTGTAATTGtttataaaaacccaaatcaatccAATATATACTTGTTGTGAGACTTAGTGCACACATGCACAATACACACACGATTAATTTAATATCTGTAGGGGTAACAGACCGGGGAGCCCACACCGATATACAcgttgggccaagggcccagtccaagggaaaacccctcctcggccatgggaagAACCCTTCCTCGGCCAAGTGtggccgaggacaaagggaaTTGCCTATCACTGAGAGTGGCACTCCGGGTCATTCCATGGAATAGGAAAAGTACTAAgacagaaaaggacaacggaaagaataaaaatatctaagggaaagctatCATTATTGCATTTAGTACTCTGTACCTGACAAAGCCATGTTtttctgcctttacaaccactcccaacaactttggggaggggctgatgggacaagtattagcACTATAAATCTAAATCGGGAGGAAGGAAACTAATATAAAAGGGGGTGAAGGAAGGCAATGAGGGGGGGGGCTAGAACCCCTATCACTCAACATATACtagaaaaagctcctcggattgtgccgaggaccaaCCTTCCTTGATAAACTCAGTTCATCTTTGCTTGACTGTCATGAACACCATATTAACTGTTATCCATGCACTAAGGCCTAGCTCTTcgactcactctctacaaatttattgtaccggGTTCACAggtccaagatcccatacatcttgggtTTGGGCCgcaaaacgtgaccctacaatataaatttaggACATCACAATTTCTCTCACTTAAATCCTTAACACCCTCATCAGGGCCCACATTGAGAGATAATGTCTCCTAACCCACATGGGGTTACTAagttggctttgataccatttgtAATAACTTGAGAAATGCACTAGTCATATCTATGCTatacttaaaaacaaaactagtcAAATTACAATTGGAAATCCTCATAATCACTTATAAACTCAAGATCTATCTAGTAATTACCTTAATATGAGACTCAACACATATTTGCATAAAACACATTCAAATAATCCACTCTTATAAATCTGCACATATTTTGATACCCCAAATTGTTGTAGATTAGATTGGATTGAATTGTTTGAATTTATCTTGTGCGAGTGTGTGCTGAGAGTTTTACATTGgagaaaaaataagttaatcGATCAAAGGTTTATAAACAACCACAAagagtctcaattgtgactagacTAGTCATTTTGGGGTATAACGCAAATTTAGTTAAACCTTTTCCTTAAGTCATTACAAATACTAGTAGAGCAAACCTGATAATGTCATTACAAAATGGTATTAGAACAAATTTGGTTAGACCTTTTCCTTAAGTCATTACAAATGGTATTAGAGCAAACTTAATAATGTCATGTGGCTTAGGAGCACAATGTGGGTGGTCTTAACGAGTGGATTTAATCGGATTTTTTTGAGTGTTTATTGTGCACGCGTGTACTGTGTCTCATatcagttaatttttttaataaaaaaaaatgtgcactttaaatttttttagtttgatttattttaaattttgaaaattaatttaaatttattagtttaatttattttggaattttgagaaTTAGTTTTGAATGAAATTAGAATATTATGCCCAATTGTGTAAATTACAacaatttattgaataataagtttaaatagttgaataaaactcaagtttttagACCTAATTGAATGACTCTAACCCGACAACCCAATCCAAATTGGAGATTTCTCAACCCAAAGTAAGGTTGGGTTGATCTATACCAcaaacccaacctaacccaacccaaaatataaacatattaaGTTAGTACATTTACACTTTTTTTCAGACTAAAGTCTAAAATAGAACCTGAGCCAAATTTTatgaactaaaataaatttttattcaaatttttatggATATATAAGacatatttttacctttttaaatataatgttAATAAGAAGGATAAATtacatttgatcttttttttcctttttaattgtGTAGACCTCAAAATAgtatatgaaataaataaaaaaatattgacctAAACCAAATGGATAATCAAAGTAGAGTAAATTCTAGAAACTCGTCAGAGTTTACTTATCAAAGTGAAGTAAAAACAAAGTAGGATTATCGCGACGCTAAAATAGACAAAGTCGCCTTTATAAACATATTTCACACAATACGAATTCCAGATGCACTTCCGAAGGGAAGGGCTATTGCGTTACTGAATGTCGTTAATTATAACAGATGGCCACTAGAACTGattaaaattattctaaaacCTATTATTCTAAAACCTTATTTTAGGATCTTTTGCCATTAAGCTAAACTACTTGACACAACATGATTTGCACAACATGTTTTACAAATTgcttttacaaattgctaatgtgatGAGTAATTATTAGTAAGTGATTTTAGGATCTTTTGTCGTTAAGCTAAAATACTCGACAAAACATGATTTTCACAACATTGTTTACAAATTGCTGTTGTGGTGAGTAGTTATTAGTAAGTGAAAATGTGATGTTAATGATGACCTTAGATGAGAAACAATAAGAATTGACCACATCAaccatttgtaaaaatgttgtaaaatagtttgtgattataacattactttttttctcacaaggCTTACTTGTTAGCTTTAGAGCTTAGAACTTTTGTCAATTTAACAGTCTAACCCATAGTTCACTAGTTGTTACCCTAGTTAGTAGTTGTTACATAttctattgaataaaaaatgagaatagGAAACGGAAACAAAAGCGTAAAGTGTGATTTTCTACTATTTGGTTGAAGtgaaaagagaaaggaaggaaAACAGGGTGGATATAACTTTCCACTTGaccccataatttttttttccttccaaattgGGAAGAAAATGGGAAGGTAATGAcgttaacaaaattacaaaattacctctctattttttatgaTCTTCCACTGTTAATAATGATGGCTTACTAGTAATTTCCTCTCTACTAAACACACATGGTAGAACATACaaacattttctatcctcccacttttctaaACTCCCAATATTTTCCATCACCCTGCCAAAGAGAGTAAGAAAGGaaatagataaaattataattttctcaatataattaaaaaagaagaggggggggggggggggggtgttacaTATTCATTGCCTTAGTGGTTGTTTATTTTCATTGGTTTATTTGACTTAAAAAGATAAGTaggcaaaaatataattttacttaaacaaaaaataagaagtcaagttttaaaaagtcAATACATATACCAAATAAGTTGAACAGACTGACAAAAGGAATCAGCTCCAACTGAGCAGAGAAGTAACAGACCTTTCATACTATTAAGTATTTAAGTGTCCATATTGGTATTTGAGAATTCAAAAACAGTGAAATGTCCACATTTCAAAAACCATTACAGAATATTGAATTGTCGGCTTTGAAGAACTAACCCACCGAATCTCATTCCAATTATCTTGATATGTTGCGAGGAAAGTAAACATTTCTCCATCCTATCTTTCATATCTTCCTTCAGTGCTTCAACTATAGCTGCAAATGTATCTCGCTCCCACATGTTTAGGTGGCCCTGCCTTTGTCTTAATCAAAATCCTTTACCACACAAGTTATCTCTTAAATTTACTTGGACCTTGACTTCTCTTGCTGCATGAATATGTGTAATAAGGAGTCAAGGATCAAGGGATTCAATGCTTAGATTAGAAAGTCATCAATACTTTTCCAAAACAAAGGCATAAGACACAGGAATATAAGATTCTTATTTCCCTTTTTAAGGAATAAGAATCTTATTTCACCAAAACTGAATGATGCACAGCCAATGCAGTTACTGTCACCAATAACCAAACACCTACTTTAAGCTGGAAAGAATATATACAAAGATTCTTCCTTTATCCAAGAAATGTGCATGAactttctctctttgtgtgGACTGTACTTAAACCATTATTCTCAATGACACTTAACAAAAGTAATATATCCACCATTCGGATTGGCAATGCAAGTGTATGGATTTTGATTTGAATTctatataaaatattctttccTCCTAGTCAATATTCTaattgaagaggaaaatgaAGTGACACATGTAGAGTGTCCTAACTTTAACCCAAAATTCTCACTTACAAAAATGTAATCAACCTCTACTAGCAACAcaatccaaatttcaaatatCTCTTATGCGTTTAGATGTACCATAGTCGTCTGTAATGACAGTGACAGCATCCAGAGACGTTAAGACCAATTCATAGGAGAGTAAGAAATGTAACAAAAACAAAGGAGTCTTACCTTGACTGAACCTCACCGCTAGTCCCCACAGCAGCTCCTCTCCCCCCCCTTCCAAAGGCAACCTCATCCATGCTTTGCCCACGTCGTGTATACCTACCGCCAGATGCCACAAATCCAGGGCAAGGCCTGTAAGCCTTTATTGGCCACCAGCCAAAGCCTGGAAATGTTGCTATCCCACCTTGAATTCTACCCTCACCATTGCACCCATTCTCTATTTCTTCCCTCCCACAGGCCTTACAACCCCTGCAGGAAAGTAAGTTTGTTTACAGCACTAGAATGGAACATTGTTCCTATTTATATCACCAATCACGAGAAATCAAAGTTAGAAGTTAAATTTGGACAAAAAGAAACCTCAATAGTGTCCCAATGCTACAATGGTCAAGCCAAAAGGCTTTTCTGcgtatcaaaatttaaatttatcaaaTAACAATTCATTGATTTATTAACTAGcacaagaaaagaaattatgttACCCAAATTACTCTTTAAATGAAGATTGACCTGCATCAGACCAGTTTCTTCCAAAGATCAAGTAACCATTTAAAGGATTTTTTATGCAAGAAAAACCATATAGACCAACTAGAGTTTCCTCTGTAAGAAAAGCTTTCAAAAGCATCAATCAgtaacctgttttgatcatatTATTGCACAAACATGCCCAGTCCAAAACCATCAATTATTATTAGCAAGTATATCTAAACCCAACTGCTATCAAAATTTCACACAACTCTAACACTCAGAACCTTCATCCCTTGATACATAAGTTGCTAAACAACAACAATGACAATCAGGCCTTATTCCCAAAATCTTGGGGTTGCCCACGTGTATTCTTCATAAGTCACTAACGATCTATGAATAAGAGTCTATGAAATGTGACATTGACAAGCTTCCACATTTgacaattataaaatataaacgtGCTTTTAGTCACAGCCCCCTTTTAACTCGTATCACTTCCTCATACCTAGTGCAACAATTTGCCTCATCCGTATTTAATCAACTCCATTTATTTTACCCATTGATTTGACCGCCGAATTGAACAATCATACTAATAATTAAAACTGAATTTCCAATTTGCATTTGATAATAAGGGAAGTGTTTGTAAATTTGTCGAGTATAATTCATATCAAAATATGAGTTTAACTTGGTGTAACTTACTCTAATCAAATATATggataaaatgtgttttaaaACCAACCCAGCAAAGACCCAAATATCACTCAAAATGAGCCTCATGCAACAATTTGGCTTGTAAAGTATAATTCACCTCAACATATGAGtttttctcaatcaaaaaataaaaaaaataaaaaaattcctcaaCATTTGAGCTTAACTTTTTGTAAATGTTGTAAACTATTCTAATCTAATGTGTGTACAAAATTGttcttaacccaacccaacaaaTACACCAAAATGAGCCTCTTGCAACAATTTGGCTTAGATGAGATGAGTATAATTCTTAGGACGAAACCATAACactaaataaaaacccaaaacttgggccttttttttcactttcctATGGCTTTCTTAGAGACTCAAAGAAACAAGCTTTATGAAGATAATTGGTAATGATTTTCCAAGTTAAAGAATTTATCAATATCCAAACTGGGTTGGCTGGAATTCAAAATAAGAAAGT is a genomic window of Quercus lobata isolate SW786 chromosome 2, ValleyOak3.0 Primary Assembly, whole genome shotgun sequence containing:
- the LOC115975264 gene encoding uncharacterized protein LOC115975264, whose product is MGIALVSVPAPHQSLLSQRPNISSNTWLHGSATTSIRYPSKLTIPHCSSSISVVEEGLPPPPPPPDSLPVQSESATNDTDKLPLRGCKACGREEIENGCNGEGRIQGGIATFPGFGWWPIKAYRPCPGFVASGGRYTRRGQSMDEVAFGRGGRGAAVGTSGEVQSSKRSQGPSKFKR